One segment of Arthrobacter sp. MMS18-M83 DNA contains the following:
- a CDS encoding glycerophosphodiester phosphodiesterase family protein produces MFGQPRFVEQNAQLNAAFERARPLVAVHRGTGLGTIAENTQAAVEAALRQGAEMVEIDIVESTDGEFFLFHDGYEPMHFGIQENIRTLDAASIRALEYRWCSTASNEPCRVTTLGEVLGQNPCALFNVDRSWWYWERLLPYLDRYDVLGRAVLKSPVDREPLELLAAHPVKYPFAPMVRSHEDVLRVLEYTEINTVGMELLAEGPDHDFASPDYVEWLHSRGLFVLLNAINLSNGVPLFCGWDDEMSVLGDPDSGWGRLVGLGADIIQTDWPGLLVPYRNAVVQGASAGMLASQ; encoded by the coding sequence ATGTTCGGACAGCCACGATTCGTGGAGCAGAATGCCCAACTCAATGCCGCTTTTGAGCGCGCTAGGCCACTGGTGGCCGTCCACCGCGGCACCGGCCTCGGCACCATCGCGGAAAACACCCAGGCAGCCGTGGAGGCGGCTCTTCGCCAAGGTGCCGAGATGGTGGAGATCGACATCGTTGAATCGACCGATGGCGAGTTCTTTCTCTTCCACGACGGCTACGAGCCGATGCACTTCGGGATCCAGGAGAACATCAGGACACTGGATGCCGCATCGATCCGTGCCTTGGAGTACCGCTGGTGCTCCACGGCGAGCAACGAGCCCTGCAGGGTGACAACGCTCGGTGAGGTACTGGGTCAAAACCCTTGTGCCCTGTTCAACGTGGACCGCTCCTGGTGGTACTGGGAGAGGCTGCTGCCATACCTGGACCGTTACGACGTACTCGGCAGGGCCGTGCTGAAATCCCCCGTGGACCGGGAACCGCTGGAGCTGCTGGCTGCGCACCCGGTGAAATACCCCTTCGCGCCCATGGTCCGGTCCCATGAGGACGTTCTCCGCGTGCTGGAGTACACGGAGATCAACACGGTTGGGATGGAACTTCTGGCGGAAGGTCCGGACCACGATTTTGCCTCTCCCGACTATGTGGAATGGCTCCATTCGCGTGGACTTTTCGTCCTATTGAACGCCATCAACCTGAGCAACGGGGTGCCCCTGTTCTGCGGCTGGGACGACGAGATGTCCGTGCTCGGCGACCCCGATTCAGGGTGGGGACGGCTGGTAGGACTTGGTGCCGACATCATCCAGACCGACTGGCCGGGATTGCTGGTCCCCTACCGAAATGCGGTGGTTCAGGGGGCGTCCGCGGGCATGTTGGCCAGCCAGTAG